GAGATCTCGAATCACTTCCCTGGAATATAATATCTTCCATTTTTGAACCGCGGAGGGATTTCATTGATTGTTCCCCCAATACCCAGCGAACCGCATCCGTAATATTACTTTTCCCGCTGCCATTGGGACCTACTACGGCTGTCACACCAGGTACAAAATCAACGTTAATCCGTTCCGCAAAGGATTTAAATCCAACACTTTCCAATCGCTTTAAATGCATAATCATTCTCCTAAAAATCAATCGTTCTATTTATAGTTACTATACTCAACTTTCGCACCTAAGAAGAAGCATATAAACCTTGCTGTTCCAGGATGAACAGGATCACTATTATCATGGTTGGTTTTCGTTCAATCACCCTTGTATTTGTTGAACAAGATATGGTGTATAGCAACCGCTCCGGTCAACCACTACGCTTTCCGCCGCAGCGGTCGCCTTACACATTACCTTCTAATTCTTTGTCGACAAACGTATGAAAGTAACGATTAACCCTGTTCCGATGAAAAGGAAGTTACTTTTTAAAGGGCAAAAGTTGAGTTAATATAGTTATAAATCTCATTTTTTATTTTATCGTTGCTAGAATAGTTTAGCTAATACATTTTATCATATTATGACGCTTTAGCCTATGTGCAGCGCGGTATTAATTCAAAAAGGAACAACCATTAACGATTGTTAAAACTTATGCTATAATAAACATCTATTACTTGATACATTTAGTTACCGTACGTGGTTAAAGTGAAGTACCATTCACTGCTATTTAATAGTTTTTCCATGTACATCCAAATTCCAAATGATGGATTATACTAAGGGGGATAAGATGCAGTTAGATCAGCCAAGCGTTGAAAATATGGAGTACATGCTTCAGGAATTAGCAGAAAAGTTACAAGTAGTTAATCGTTCGATTATGGACGCAGATGATTACAATATCGAAAAATATGATGATTTAAAATGGATGTATGATATGGTCATCAGTAAAGGCCGTTTAAGTGCCTCAGAAACACAAGCCTTTATTAATGAACTGGCAGCCATTCGTAAATAAAGTGGAACCAATCGGGCTATTACTATGTTCCGATTTCCACACAGAATTTTCAGGACTCCTTCTTTCTTGAATCGGAAGTCTTCCAGACAGTCACACTGTGATCATACAAAAAACGTTACGCAAGAACAGGCAACCGAACGGTTCTTGCGTAACGTTTTTTTATGAGCAGCATATTTTTATTCCGGAAGTTTTTTCTCCAGTGCTGCTTTAGCTGCTTTTTGTTCAGCTTCTTTTTTTGTTCTTCCATTTCCTCTTCCGGCTGGTTCTCCTTGAATTACAACCTGAGCAATAAATTCTTTGTGATGCGATGGTCCATGCTCATCAATAATGTGATATTCAATTTTTCTATCCTTTTGCTTCTGAACAATTTCCTGAAGATGACTTTTATAATCCATCACACTTGCTGTGGCATCTACTGTTAAAGCAGGAAAAATACGGGTATTTAAAAAGTGAAGCACGGCATCAAAGCCTTGGTCTAAATAAAGCGCGCCTAAAAAAGCCTCAAATGCATCTGCTAAAATAGCCGGTCTCTGTCTTCCACCTGTCTGTTCTTCCCCTTTACCCAACAGGATATATTGTCCAAAATCAAATTGTTTTGCAAAAACCGTTAAAGACGCTTCACATACGATAGCTGCACGTATTTTGGTCATTTCACCTTCGGGCATGTCCTGATTATTTCTATACAAATATTGAGAAACAGCTAATTCCAGTACTGCGTCTCCCAAGAATTCCAACCGCTCATTATCATTCAGCTTGATTTTCTTGTATTCATTCACATAAGAAGAATGGGTAAATGCTTCTTTTAATAATTTTTTTTGTTGAAAAGTTATTCCTAATTTCTGTTCCAATTGACTTAATTCCATATGAACCTCCTTCACTCCTATGAATAAAATGATGATATGTTTGTCATCTTATATTTTTTGCTGTTCATCGATTGCCTCAAATAACTGGTATGCAGTTAGTGTACCATATACGGAATATAATTATTTATTTCCTTGTTTTAAGTTCCACTTCTGCACCTTTACCGTGAAACACAAATAATGAGGGAAAGTCTCCAAAAGAAACTTCCCCTCCCTGTTTTTTTATTCATTAAGCTTTGCTGTTTATGTAATCTACAGCATCACCTACTGTATTAATCTTTTCCGCATCTTCATCAGCGATTTCAATATCAAACTCATCTTCTAATTCCATAACAAGTTCAACAACATCTAATGAGTCCGCTTCAAGGTCATCTTTAAATGAAGCTTCTAAAACGACTTTTTCTTCATCTACATCAAGACGATCAGCAATGATGGACTTTACTTGTTCAAACACGTCTGCCATTCCCCGTTCACCCCCTTTCAAAGTTTCCTTCGCTTTTTATTTTTGTTCTGCAATTGTATTACATCACCATTCCACCGTCAATATGAATGGTTTGTCCTGTAATATAATTAGCATCTTCACTAGCTAAAAAGCGGATAACACGTGCTACATCTTCTGGTTTGCCGAAGCGTTCTAACGGTACCAGTTGTAATAAAGATTCCTGCTGCTCTTCACTTAATTGGTCCGTCATGTCTGTGGAAATAAAACCAGGAGCCACCGCATTTACCAAGATATTTCGAGAAGCAAGCTCCTTCGCTGTTGTTTTCGTCAAACCAATGACCCCTGCTTTTGCAGCTACATAGTTGGCTTGTCCCGGATTTCCGCTTACGCCGACGATGGATGCAACATTAATAATCCGCCCGGATTTTTGTTTCATCATTTGACGGGTCACTGCTTTTGTACATAAGAAGGTTCCTTTCAAGTTCGTTTGAATAACCTGATCGAATTCCTCTTCTTTCATGCGCATTAACAAGTTATCTTTTGTAATTCCTGCATTATTTACCAGGATATCAATGGAGCCGAATTCCTTCACGGCCTGCTTCATAAGTTGCTTTACAGATTCTTCATCAGAAACATTAGCTTGTATCTTCACTGCTTTTACACCAAGTTCCTCGACTTCTGTGACAACCTCTTCTGCTTTTGCTTCGCTCCCTGAATAGTTTACAACCACATTCGCTCCGTTTTTAGCAAGTTCCAAAGCAATCTCTCTGCCGATTCCCCTGGAAGCACCAGTTACTACTGCCGTTTGCCCTTGTAACATTATTCTTCCTCCTTATACCAGCGAATAAACGCTTCGAGCGATTCTTGATCCTGCACAGCAAATGTTTTTGCTTTCCGGTCTATTTTTTTCAATAAGCCGCATAAAACTTTACCCGTACCTACTTCTACAAATACATCAATGCCTTGTTCCAGCATCTTTTGAATTGATTCCTCAAAGCGAACCGGCGAGTAAAGCTGCTGTACTAATAATTCTTTCACAGTGTCTTTTTCCGTTACTGCATCTGCTGAAACATTT
The nucleotide sequence above comes from Oceanobacillus timonensis. Encoded proteins:
- a CDS encoding DUF1128 domain-containing protein, with the translated sequence MQLDQPSVENMEYMLQELAEKLQVVNRSIMDADDYNIEKYDDLKWMYDMVISKGRLSASETQAFINELAAIRK
- the rnc gene encoding ribonuclease III, encoding MELSQLEQKLGITFQQKKLLKEAFTHSSYVNEYKKIKLNDNERLEFLGDAVLELAVSQYLYRNNQDMPEGEMTKIRAAIVCEASLTVFAKQFDFGQYILLGKGEEQTGGRQRPAILADAFEAFLGALYLDQGFDAVLHFLNTRIFPALTVDATASVMDYKSHLQEIVQKQKDRKIEYHIIDEHGPSHHKEFIAQVVIQGEPAGRGNGRTKKEAEQKAAKAALEKKLPE
- the acpP gene encoding acyl carrier protein; the protein is MADVFEQVKSIIADRLDVDEEKVVLEASFKDDLEADSLDVVELVMELEDEFDIEIADEDAEKINTVGDAVDYINSKA
- the fabG gene encoding 3-oxoacyl-[acyl-carrier-protein] reductase; translated protein: MLQGQTAVVTGASRGIGREIALELAKNGANVVVNYSGSEAKAEEVVTEVEELGVKAVKIQANVSDEESVKQLMKQAVKEFGSIDILVNNAGITKDNLLMRMKEEEFDQVIQTNLKGTFLCTKAVTRQMMKQKSGRIINVASIVGVSGNPGQANYVAAKAGVIGLTKTTAKELASRNILVNAVAPGFISTDMTDQLSEEQQESLLQLVPLERFGKPEDVARVIRFLASEDANYITGQTIHIDGGMVM